GAGCTGGGCGAGTTCGTCGGCGTTCGGCTTGACGATGTCCGGGCGGGCCGCGATGCCGCGCCGCAGGGGTTCGCCGCTGGTGTCGAGCAGTACGGGGACCTCGGCGCCGCGGGCCATGCGGACGAGTTCCGCGTACGCGCCCACGTGGATGCCGGGCGGGAGGCTGCCGCAGAGGGCCACCGCGTCGGCGGCGGGCAGGAGTTCGCCGTACCGGGCGAGGAAGGCGGACCACTCCTCGGGGGTGACGGCGGGGCCGGGCTCGTTCAGCTGGGTGGTGTCGCCGGTGGCGTCGTCGACGACGGCGAGCGTACGCCGGGTGTTGCCGGCGATCGGGACGAGCGCGTCGCGGACCGGGGAGCGGGACAGCAGGTTGCGCATGACCGCGCCGTTGGGGCCGCCGGCGAAGCCGGTGACGACGGTGTCGTGGCCGAGCGCGCCGAGGACGCGGGCGACGTTGACGCCCTTGCCGCCGGGGCGTTCGAGGACCTGGGTGACCCGGTGCGAGCCGTGCGGGGTCAGCGCGGGGACGCGGTACGTGAGATCGAGCGCGGTGTTGAGGGTGACCGTGAGAATCATCCGCCACACCCCCTGATCGGCGCTCATCGTCCGGTACGGAACGTCTTTCGCGCCCTGATCATGCCAAACAGAAGGCGGTTGGCCCAGACCCTGGACCAACCGCCGTCAGGCAACTTATGGCGCTGTGTTCACTTCTGGGGGAAACCCCCAGACCCCGTCACCCCAGTTGGGGCTCGACCACCCAGGCGCCCCGCCGCATCACGCCCTTGAGCTCGAAGTTCTCGTCGAGGACGACGAGGTCGGCGTCCTTGCCGGGTTCGAGGGAGCCGACCCGGTCGTACAGGCCGAGCAGCCGGGCCGGGTTGGCGGAGATGGCCTGCACGACCGACTCCACCGGGAGCCCGTCGACCGTCGCGGCGCGCTTGAACGCGCGGTCCAGGGTGAGGGTGGAGCCCGCGATGGAGTCGCCCTCGACGAGGCGCGCGACGCTGTCCTTCACCTCGACCTCCAGCGGGCCGAGCATGTAGCGGCCGTCGCCGAAGCCGGCGGCGTCCATGGCGTCGGTGATGAACGCGACGCGCTCCGGGCCCGCGTGATGGAACGCCAGTTCCAGGGCGGCGGGGTGGAGGTGGGTGCCGTCGTTGATCAGCTCGACGGTGATCCGCTCGTCCTCCAGGAGGGCCGCGATCGGGCCGGGGGTGCGGTGGCCGAGGCCGGGCATCGCGTTGTAGAGGTGCGTGGCGACGGTGGCGCCCGCGTCGATCGCCTCGACGGTCTGCTCGTACGTGGCGTCGGTGTGGCCGATGGCGGCGATGACGCCGTGCTCGGCGAGCAGTCGCACGGAGTCGATGCCGCCGGGCAGTTCGGTGGCGAGGGTGACCATCTTGGCCCGGCCGCGGGCCGCGTCGACCAGCTTGCGGACATCGGCGGGGTCCGGGTCGCGCAGCAGGGTCTCGTCGTGGGCGCCCTTGCGGCAGGGGGAGATGAACGGGCCCTCGAAGTGGATGCCGGCGATGTCGCCCTGCTCGGCGAGCTCGGAGAGCAGGCCGGCCCGCCGGACGAGGAAGTCCATGTCGCCGGTGACGAACGAGGCGACGGTGGTGGTGGTGCCGTGCGTGAGGTGGGTGTGGACGCCCTTGAGGATGTCGTCGACGGTGCCGGAGGTGAACGAGGCGCCGCCGCCGCCGTGGTTGTGCATGTCGACGAAGCCGGGCACCACCCAGTGGCCGGACAGGTCCAGGCCGGGGGTGTCGGCGGGCGCCGAGCCCGCGATGCGGCCGCCTTCGACGATCACACGTCCGTTGTCGACGATCCCGGTCGGCAGCACGACTCGTGCGCCGGCGAGAACCTTGCGATCGTCCATCAGGCGGATACCTCCGGGTCGTGGGGGTTTTCGTGGGAATTGTCGAGGGAGAGCAGGTCCCAGGCGAGGAGGCCCGCGCCCAGACATCCGGCGGTGTCCCCGAGGGCCGCCGGGA
This sequence is a window from Streptomyces sp. HUAS YS2. Protein-coding genes within it:
- a CDS encoding 1-phosphofructokinase family hexose kinase, whose product is MILTVTLNTALDLTYRVPALTPHGSHRVTQVLERPGGKGVNVARVLGALGHDTVVTGFAGGPNGAVMRNLLSRSPVRDALVPIAGNTRRTLAVVDDATGDTTQLNEPGPAVTPEEWSAFLARYGELLPAADAVALCGSLPPGIHVGAYAELVRMARGAEVPVLLDTSGEPLRRGIAARPDIVKPNADELAQLTGAREPQRAARDARRRGAHTVVASLGPDGMLAVTPSGLWQATPPAAVKGNPTGAGDSAVAGLLSALVDRLPWPDRLTRAVALSAATVLSPVAGEFDGKTYDSLLKQVAVEDLAPAA
- the nagA gene encoding N-acetylglucosamine-6-phosphate deacetylase, whose product is MDDRKVLAGARVVLPTGIVDNGRVIVEGGRIAGSAPADTPGLDLSGHWVVPGFVDMHNHGGGGASFTSGTVDDILKGVHTHLTHGTTTTVASFVTGDMDFLVRRAGLLSELAEQGDIAGIHFEGPFISPCRKGAHDETLLRDPDPADVRKLVDAARGRAKMVTLATELPGGIDSVRLLAEHGVIAAIGHTDATYEQTVEAIDAGATVATHLYNAMPGLGHRTPGPIAALLEDERITVELINDGTHLHPAALELAFHHAGPERVAFITDAMDAAGFGDGRYMLGPLEVEVKDSVARLVEGDSIAGSTLTLDRAFKRAATVDGLPVESVVQAISANPARLLGLYDRVGSLEPGKDADLVVLDENFELKGVMRRGAWVVEPQLG